The region ctttttatgcgcatgcgttcgatatttgcaGAAGGGCGTCTCAATGGGCGCGTCTCAATAAAATCCTGGACATGtgaagtccgaagtacgcaagcgcctcgaacgcatgcgttcccatagacagtaatgcgttttttaatgcactcatctgcatgcgcgcgcatatttgacggaaatttgctgcctcaaaaattgcaacatggtgcttTAGCCAAGCCCCGCACCCCCcgaaaagacgcatgcgtaagtaaacgcaggcgaacgcatgaagctgcgtccacaatgtaaagatatgaaatcaagacgcatgcggatgtatgcaaacgctgcggacacaaccgcaaatgtgaaaccggcctaaggtccACTTTTGAGAAAAATCCTCTTAAAACGATCATCCACTACTccggtattgatgacctatcaccaGGATAGGTAATCCATATCAAATTGGTGGAGGTTTGACACCCACGTCAATCATTTGTTTGCAGCTCTGCAGAGGCCAACACACAAGTCAGAACAGCGAAGATCTGTACATGGTTGTGGCAATTCACAAGTGATGCAGCTTGGTCGCAAAGAAGCTGTAGTTGCAAAGACCAACCACTACAAAGAGTGCATAGAGCTGTGAAATTTCGGGTCCCTAAACTGTTTATACTCGACTGATTGGAGAATCGACATTGGCTACCCCCACCAACTTGATACGGATGACCTAACctgaagataggtcatcaatatctaattAGTGTACCTCCCCTTTAAGGCAGTTTCTCTTAGAGGGCCTAGTCAAGAATTACAATATACGTATTAAAAAATGCAAATACAAATTAAAAAATTCTACAAATAAACTGGAGAAAAACAAATTGCACGTTTACCTTGTCCAAGAAACAACAACTTCTCCCTTCTTTTTGATGACGTTCTTTGCAGACAAGTTcgttggagagactttggaggactgGACGTTTATAGCACCATCACTAACTGCTCTTTTGTGTTTCCCCTTATTGGATTTCTCCAAGTGCAAGCCTTCAATTATATTATGCTTTGTACCTTTATCCCCATCAGGAAGAGATAACTTTTTCTGACGTTTGGCTGATGGTTTATCATCCAATgacttccttttctttttcttcaaaTTTAAGTCTGTGGTGTTGGCATCACATGTTTCCATAGGCAATATTTCAGCAGGTGGAACTGGGCTGCAGGTTTCCTTAATGCAGCTTGTAGCATTCTTCTCAGTATCCGTTCCAGAAGGTTCTACTGTATCATTAGAAATTTGTTTTACTTCAGCTGGGATTTCTACAGGTTTCCTTCTACTAGGAGGCAACTTAAATACAGATTCATTTTCTGGTACCGCAAGGGGGACACTGTCCAGTCTCTCTAAGTCAACTGTACAATTCTCAGCCACAACTGCTAAATCGAAGTGATCTGAATGGATTATTTGGCTGTCATTATGTTCTTCTGACTCTATGTCCAGTCTAGGTTCCATTTCAATTGTATTACCTTCCGTAGCTTTTATAGATCTGAGGGCGGCTTTATCGGTCAGTTCCAGTGAGCAGTCAGAAACTGGAGAGCTAGAAGACACAGCGCGTCTTATTTTCACAATGAAATGGTCATTCGACTTTTCCATTATAACAGCCTGCATAGGTTCACTTGGATGGTACTGGAAGCTGCCTGATTCGCCCAAATCTTCCAAAGATCCAATGCTTGAGTTATCAGAATCCAAagttaaatgtatgtcttgttcaGTTGCATCTTCTTCTTCAAGTACAGACCCCTCACAGCACTTTCCATCAATTTCCAATATAGGCTCTGTAGCACAAGTTGGTCTAAGAAAACTGAGATGTGAATCAGATTTCAAAGGCGATGGAACAGTTAAAGATACTGCAAGATCTTCCAGAAGAATTGAAGAATAGGATTTGAGCCGATCATCTGAGCCATTTAAGGACTTGCTGGAAGAGGCACTGGTAGGAGTCTCTAGTAAACAGTTTTCATCAAAGACATCAGGATTCAGTACAGTTTCAAGACAAGGGAAAGTTGGAATATGTGGAGACAAAATTAAGGGCCAGGAAAAAGGATCTTTAGGTGGAGTTTTATTTTCAGATAGGGAATCTAAATTTTCAAATTTCGGACTGGACACAGATTTTTCTGGAGTTCCAAATATCAACATGCTTTCTGGTAAGGCATTATAGGGCAAATTATCAGAATCACGAAGCAAGCTCTTAAAAACGTCCCCCATGTGATCATCATTTACCAAATTAAAAGATAAACCAGacatattttgctgattttttggttCATTAGATGTAGACATCTTGGTGGGTGAACGAAGATGAAACTTCGAGGTTGGGCTCACTTTACTAGAAGTGAAATCAACCTTATTGTCTTTAACAGTAATTGGTTTCAACTCCTTTACAAGTTCTACTTGCACAGCCATTTTAGTATCATTTTGAGTCTTCGGATGTGATACTTCCACTTGATTGTGGAACTCAAGTTTTCTTAGACAGGTAAGTGATCCTGATTCGGGCAAAGTGTGTTTACCTACATGTTTGCTTCTCTTATTTTGAGAATTTGTTACAGGACCAGATTTTTGGGTATTCGTGCAAGATTCTGTATCTTTTTCTACTTCAGCCTTGTCACAAAGTTTCACAATCACTACCTTCAAAATGTCAAACAACGAATCAAGTTGCTCCTCTACAAATTTCCACAGTCTTTTCTTCATATCAAGGAGATGTTGCTCAAAAATTCTGTCGACAATCCCATTCTTTTTCAACTTTTTCAGTCTTGTCTCGATTTGCCTACAAAGCTTTTTTTGCAATCTTTCTGGTGAGGAACATATGCAGCACCAGTCTAGATTTCTTACCAAAGTAATAAAATATAATGTCGCAGCTTCAATTATACGATGAAACTGGGTAAGTGGAAATTGAATCTTAAATTTCATGTATTTGTTTCGTATGTGTTTTCTTATAATCCGTAACATCTGAAGAACATCTTGAGTACTTGATGGGGTGACAATTTTTAAGATCCCGTCCAGGCAACAATCTGCACTTAACTTTCCTTGTTTACTGGTTGGAAGTGCTGACAATTTTGATTGCGTGGCAATTTTAGTTTTCTTTTTTGTAGCAGATTTTTCTGGGAGCATAATTGTCTTCTCTGTATTGGACAAACGTTCACCATCTTGACCAGACTGGCTCTTAGTCACACTTGTTATGTGGTCGGGAACCAATTGGCCAGCATTACTTATAGGTTGGATTGTTTGGCTAGGCATTTGCTCTTCTTCACTTAAAATCTCCCCTTCTTCCAATTCATCATTACAAGCCACTGCAGGGATTTTACAGCCAAAGTCTAGCTTGTTATCTGGTTGACAATTTTCTTTGTTTATTTCATCAGATGGTGATAAACATGTGGATTTGACATTTGTCTCTGGTAACAATTCTAAAGTAAAAATGGtagaaaaaaaatagcaatttgtaACCACATAATAACAGAAGACAACTTTTGCACATTTATGGATAAAAAAAGATGAATATTTATGCTAAAGAAACAAGCACTGACAATTGTACTGAGATATCACCTACCATAACTATACATCTTGATACATTCAATGAGCTATATAAATGCTGCTAAAAGGGAATATGTCATATGGTTTTTACTAAGGGTAGCAGGATGTAAGGGCAGAGATGCTGATTCCAGTGGTGTATCAATTTTTAAGCTGCTTGCTGATAGTTAAAACATAGTTGGCTGGAAGGTTTCTGTGTATATTGTGCATAGGCagaagctgccaatcggtggtggacgtggttatacagagctcatgcaaATGGAGGACTGCATGGCTTgcagcaggattactagtcctctagtgataacatcagcattttatcagcagcagatgATCAAAACTACAGCAGAGAGGCCAGTAAAGGACACATAGCTAGAATCGGGGTCTCTATCTCTCCATTATGCTGCTTTGAGATAAGGTGGTAAGAGCCTTGTGACAGATTCTGTTTAACAATAACAAAAGGTTTGGTTCAAATAGTCATCTATTAACCATTATCACCAGATGAAACTGTTGAAGGCTGGCTATAGAGGTGTAAATGTCCATATAATATTTGTGAATTACTTTATTAGCAGCTGTTTGTTTTGCCTAAAAAAGGTTGGTCTCATAATGATGTCCATATTCTGCACTATGGCACATGATAACAGGTAGTCTTTAATTTAGGTGGATCTGTGGAGAGTCATAGAGTTATATAGTCCAGGACCCAGGACTAGACTTCTCTTTAGTTTGTAACTATTTTGCACTGCATTTTAACATACTCAGCTCGCATACATATCCATCCAGATTTATTGGTTATGCATAAAAAGAACACTAACCAATACAAGACAGTTCATTTTTGGCAAAAGATCTAGGGAGATTCTTATGGCATGACTTTTGCTGCTTCTAAAAACAGAATATTTTTGAAAATTGATATCCATTattagcaaagtaaaaaaaaaagaaagggaagtCCTTGTTTAACGA is a window of Ranitomeya variabilis isolate aRanVar5 chromosome 2, aRanVar5.hap1, whole genome shotgun sequence DNA encoding:
- the CASP8AP2 gene encoding CASP8-associated protein 2 isoform X2, producing MDGLTKMPFKQGHSDEDMMYFRDLYASPAKSDASSVDIYDGLDTTTLTEQAVEKSSPSRTCLDLYEEILTEEGTAKETSFNDLSGEYEKCQKQIKQLITRLKEMKSMNSSLQNENQCLKKNISALIKTARVEITRKEDEINRLNQRLGMPGMKHSFKPTQIPLMNINNRSQSDDLSKNIRNTENLPKKNITLQSKDITSHYSKNLCDQEKSCVKSSPTCPPVNKPISKQCKDSIMKSSHVEPPCFEANDTNKIQMGLDNLNKVTERNRTKERPKSSSANLVSENSDLKEKVRRSPLKCGRNDSSQEKRNSKSEAGSEIEDRKYHSISYKEKMQLKDLDSPKEKEVRKYERSPHRRESRAYEKEKNTESRHKTSEKIEEPRRSKRTHFSTSKDDGSHKFLEQNDGKRSLDTGRKDKRSSEYNESKHGNKDSKQSRSENSPRNKPNRDNRTERSDREKRGDEKKRSRDDHDQNKHDRKDKMHETKVKDTHQSSSKGKGSHSKVNEKSKNGDKIKVDSGQKDLKLSFMETLNLTLSPAKKTPDDAHRMFPVASSKDCEVEESIAKSSSPQCVTENHVDSLCPQQTDLKHSELVSLDNRSTKVLNIEDSNQASPSEPVVEMKVQPNTAVENHLVEKLTIDDKQLVSTDLHTVDLEVMDMHSPFDGSDLIDLDSFIEIDRCSGSPSSETPNMSTPAEQTQDISIVEPSEEDDQAMKLKSNQTPKELLPETNVKSTCLSPSDEINKENCQPDNKLDFGCKIPAVACNDELEEGEILSEEEQMPSQTIQPISNAGQLVPDHITSVTKSQSGQDGERLSNTEKTIMLPEKSATKKKTKIATQSKLSALPTSKQGKLSADCCLDGILKIVTPSSTQDVLQMLRIIRKHIRNKYMKFKIQFPLTQFHRIIEAATLYFITLVRNLDWCCICSSPERLQKKLCRQIETRLKKLKKNGIVDRIFEQHLLDMKKRLWKFVEEQLDSLFDILKVVIVKLCDKAEVEKDTESCTNTQKSGPVTNSQNKRSKHVGKHTLPESGSLTCLRKLEFHNQVEVSHPKTQNDTKMAVQVELVKELKPITVKDNKVDFTSSKVSPTSKFHLRSPTKMSTSNEPKNQQNMSGLSFNLVNDDHMGDVFKSLLRDSDNLPYNALPESMLIFGTPEKSVSSPKFENLDSLSENKTPPKDPFSWPLILSPHIPTFPCLETVLNPDVFDENCLLETPTSASSSKSLNGSDDRLKSYSSILLEDLAVSLTVPSPLKSDSHLSFLRPTCATEPILEIDGKCCEGSVLEEEDATEQDIHLTLDSDNSSIGSLEDLGESGSFQYHPSEPMQAVIMEKSNDHFIVKIRRAVSSSSPVSDCSLELTDKAALRSIKATEGNTIEMEPRLDIESEEHNDSQIIHSDHFDLAVVAENCTVDLERLDSVPLAVPENESVFKLPPSRRKPVEIPAEVKQISNDTVEPSGTDTEKNATSCIKETCSPVPPAEILPMETCDANTTDLNLKKKKRKSLDDKPSAKRQKKLSLPDGDKGTKHNIIEGLHLEKSNKGKHKRAVSDGAINVQSSKVSPTNLSAKNVIKKKGEVVVSWTRDEDRAILLECQKLAPTKKTFVFLSSTMNKFPHQVEERFRQLMKLFKKSRNSSS
- the CASP8AP2 gene encoding CASP8-associated protein 2 isoform X1; this translates as MDGLTKMPFKQGHSDEDMMYFRDLYASPAKSDASSVDIYDGLDTTTLTEQAVEKSSPSRTCLDLYEEILTEEGTAKETSFNDLSGEYEKCQKQIKQLITRLKEMKSMNSSLQNENQCLKKNISALIKTARVEITRKEDEINRLNQRLGMPGMKHSFKPTQIPLMNINNRSQSDDLSKNIRNTENLPKKNITLQSKDITSHYSKNLCDQEKSCVKSSPTCPPVNKPISKQCKDSIMKSSHVEPPCFEANDTNKIQMGLDNLNKVTERNRTKERPKSSSANLVSENSDLKEKVRRSPLKCGRNDSSQEKRNSKSEAGSEIEDRKYHSISYKEKMQLKDLDSPKEKEVRKYERSPHRRESRAYEKEKNTESRHKTSEKIEEPRRSKRTHFSTSKDDGSHKFLEQNDGKRSLDTGRKDKRSSEYNESKHGNKDSKQSRSENSPRNKPNRDNRTERSDREKRGDEKKRSRDDHDQNKHDRKDKMHETKVKDTHQSSSKGKGSHSKVNEKSKNGDKIKVDSGQKDLKLSFMETLNLTLSPAKKTPDDAHRMFPVASSKDCEVEESIAKSSSPQCVTENHVDSLCPQQTDLKHSELVSLDNRSTKVLNIEDSNQASPSEPVVEMKVQPNTAVENHLVEKLTIDDKQLVSTDLHTVDLEVMDMHSPFDGSDLIDLDSFIEIDRCSGSPSSETPNMSTPAEQTQDISIVEPSEEDDQAMKLKSNQTPKGICESPDTDLVHISTKGIENKHCFHDEGSIDFNVLRHIPKLLSPLKSPARPKALHTLERTAKASVVSNLHKELLPETNVKSTCLSPSDEINKENCQPDNKLDFGCKIPAVACNDELEEGEILSEEEQMPSQTIQPISNAGQLVPDHITSVTKSQSGQDGERLSNTEKTIMLPEKSATKKKTKIATQSKLSALPTSKQGKLSADCCLDGILKIVTPSSTQDVLQMLRIIRKHIRNKYMKFKIQFPLTQFHRIIEAATLYFITLVRNLDWCCICSSPERLQKKLCRQIETRLKKLKKNGIVDRIFEQHLLDMKKRLWKFVEEQLDSLFDILKVVIVKLCDKAEVEKDTESCTNTQKSGPVTNSQNKRSKHVGKHTLPESGSLTCLRKLEFHNQVEVSHPKTQNDTKMAVQVELVKELKPITVKDNKVDFTSSKVSPTSKFHLRSPTKMSTSNEPKNQQNMSGLSFNLVNDDHMGDVFKSLLRDSDNLPYNALPESMLIFGTPEKSVSSPKFENLDSLSENKTPPKDPFSWPLILSPHIPTFPCLETVLNPDVFDENCLLETPTSASSSKSLNGSDDRLKSYSSILLEDLAVSLTVPSPLKSDSHLSFLRPTCATEPILEIDGKCCEGSVLEEEDATEQDIHLTLDSDNSSIGSLEDLGESGSFQYHPSEPMQAVIMEKSNDHFIVKIRRAVSSSSPVSDCSLELTDKAALRSIKATEGNTIEMEPRLDIESEEHNDSQIIHSDHFDLAVVAENCTVDLERLDSVPLAVPENESVFKLPPSRRKPVEIPAEVKQISNDTVEPSGTDTEKNATSCIKETCSPVPPAEILPMETCDANTTDLNLKKKKRKSLDDKPSAKRQKKLSLPDGDKGTKHNIIEGLHLEKSNKGKHKRAVSDGAINVQSSKVSPTNLSAKNVIKKKGEVVVSWTRDEDRAILLECQKLAPTKKTFVFLSSTMNKFPHQVEERFRQLMKLFKKSRNSSS